The genomic segment CCCGGGGATACGCTCCCAAGATTCCTGCTGTTCCAGCGCAAGAGCGCCTCGGCCCCTTTGATCGCCCCGGTCAACACATCGACTTGCGGCTGATAAACAAGAGAAAACTCATTGTTAGCGAGGGCTCCGTCGAGCGCCGCGATGATTTCAACCCGCCGTTTCTCTGCCCTGGCAACTGACTCATCGTAGACGACAACTTCAGCGCAACGCGTTCGAACAGCGTATAGCAGCGCCAATTCCGCACACTGCATGATCTGCTCTGCATTGCCAGTTCGACCATCATCAACAACTGCACCGGCATGCACGCCGACCTTCACATTGACATCTTTGATAACGACATTCGCTTGCAACACTCCCAGTATGTCTGAAGACATTTTGTGCATCGCAACTGCATCCGCAAACAACATGGCGAACGTATCGTGCCTGAACAACGACAAAAGACACACGTCCTGCCCTAGAAGCGGTTCGATCCTCTTGCTGAGGGCCTGGAGAACAGCCACCGCAAAGCGCGACCCGAGCACCAGGGAGATGTGGCGCATGTTCTCAACCTTGACCAGCAAAACGCCGCATGGGCCAGTTTCAAGCGCTTGGCCGGACACATATCCGGCCAAGCGGTTACGCAGATTGCGTTCGTTGGCGAGCCCAGTCGCTTCGTCGTGAGTGGCCAGGAAAGCGGCACGCTCCTCGGCCGCCTGGGCCTCGGCACATTTTCTCTCCAGGCTCAACCTGCCGTCCAGTATCGCATCCTTCTGGGTGCCGACCACCTTCTTGTATTTGCCAATAATCGCCGTAACAAGAACCGTCGAGGCACATATCACAACGCCCGGAAGTACATTTTGGTCGCCTAGCATGAAGTACCGAGTAATCAGAAAGACAAACAGACAAGCGTTTGCCGCAAAGGAGACGACAAACCCCCAGAAAGAGCACAAAAGTGTGATCAACACAGATATGACGACCTGAAATTGAGCAACTACCCCCGTATAAGGACTTGCGGACGACAACCCCCCCTGCATGGCAACCGAGGCAACAAACAATGCCAAATATGCAGCAAGCCTCATCTTGCCGGACACTGCTGCCACTTTAATCACAAAACAATCCTTGTTGAAGCTGATTCACCGATCATGGAGCCATCGAAGCCCAACCAACGAATTAGTATCCGGCCGCCTCTGCATACGAGCAGACTAATCAGACTCTTAGTATATTGACTACCCCAAGCATGGCGATTTTGCAAATGTTACGTACACCACGCCACGTACCCCAACCAACACAAGCCGACTCAAGCAACTGGAACCGCTGCTGCGTGACGCCCCATCCGGGCCTCGGTTTCGGGCCTTGCTCGGGATGCACTCGCCCCCTCCAATCCTTCGTCTTCAAAACTGGCGACGGCCGCCCGACCCCCTGCAGGATCGGACGGCCGCCGCACCGGACACGAGGCAGGCAGGAACGCTTTAGAGCAGCAGGTCCTCGCAGGGCTGGCCGTTCTCCAGGGCGTCGAGGATCTCGTCCACCTTCTCCTCCGAGTCCACGTGGCCGTACCACCAGGCCTCGGGGTAGACGATCATCACCGGGCCGTCCTCGCACTGCTTCAGGCAGCCCGAGCCGGTGATCAGGACGTCCAGACCGCGATCCAGAATCTCCGTCTCCATGTACTGGAGCAGGCTGCCCCCCTGCTTGAAGCACACGCCCTTGGGCTCGCCCTTGGCGCGGAAGCTGTTGCAGACCAGTATGTGATGCTTCGGCTTGTTCACCATCGCTGAAACTCCTTCGTGGTTCATGTTGGGGCTCCGCCCCAAACCCCGGCAGGGCTCCGCCCTGCACCCGCCGGGGGGAATGATTCCCCCCGGACCCCCTCGGTTGCTTCGCGTCGTGCTGCGTCACGGTTGATGGTGATGCCCGCGAAGCTCCTTAAAAGTTTTTGAAGGAGAGTCCAGAGAGGACGATCCTTCAGGATCGAAGGATCGGACGCCGCCTTGGCGGCGCCCGAAGGGCGAGGGCCAGGATGGCCCTCGTCCAACTTTTTTCAAAAAGTTTCCTCTCTGGCCGCCGGAGGCTCTTCTCTCCTCTTCTTCTTTTCTGCTCCTAATACACCAACTCGAACTCGGCTTCGCTGGCGTCGCGGTCGCGCTTGGTCAGGATGGCGTCGAGCATCTTTTCCATGAGGCGCAGCGCCCCCTTGTAGCCCACGGAGGGGAACAGGGTGTGGCCCATGCGGTCCGTGATGGGGAACCCGTGGCGGATCAGCGGGATGTCCTCGTCGCGGGCGATGTACTTCAGGTAGGTGTTGCCGATGAGCAGGTCCACGGACTCCTGCTTGATCCACTGGTGCAGGATGAACATGTCGCCGGGGCACTTCACCTTGGTGATGTTTTCGGCGGGCGTTCCCTTGACGATCTCGCGGATGGCGCGCTCGAACTTGTTGCCGGGCGTTCCGGAGACCAGGTAGGCCGGGATCATGTCCAGTTCCACCAGGAGCTTGGTGAGGCCGATGAGCTGGTCGGGGTCGCCGGCCAGGGCCACGCGCTTGCCGTGGAAGTACTGGTGGTAGTCGCTGATGACGTCCACGACCTGGCCGCGCTCGAAGTCGATGGAGGCGGGCACGGGCTTGCCGCTCATCTTGGCCAGGGCCATGACGTAGGCGTCGGTGTCTTCCAGGCCGAAGGGCAGGCCGATGATCTCGCAGGGGACCTTGTGTTCGGCGTCCAGGTACTTGGCGGGCTGGGCGGTGGCCCAGCGGCCCAGGCCGATGGTGCCCACGGCGTCGCCGGAGGACTTGATGTCGGCCACGCTGGCCCCGCCGGCGGGGTACATTTCGTACTTGCCGGTGAGGGGTGCGTTGAGCACGCCGGAGGTGTCGGGGAAGACGTTGGCGTCCACGCCCATCATCTCGGCGATGCGTTTGATCTCGGCCATGTCCGAGGGCTCGCAGAAGCCGGGGATGATGTTGAGCTTGCCGTTCTTGGTCCCGGTGGACTCGGCCAGGTTCTTCACCATGCCGAAGACCATGTTGGAGTAGCCCGTGACGTGCGAACCCACGTAGGAGGGGGTGTTGCAGTAGATCACGTGCTTTCCGGAGGGCACCTTGCCTTCGGAGCGGGCCTTCTCGACGATCTGGGTCATGTCGTCGCCG from the Fundidesulfovibrio magnetotacticus genome contains:
- a CDS encoding (2Fe-2S) ferredoxin domain-containing protein, translating into MVNKPKHHILVCNSFRAKGEPKGVCFKQGGSLLQYMETEILDRGLDVLITGSGCLKQCEDGPVMIVYPEAWWYGHVDSEEKVDEILDALENGQPCEDLLL
- the nifK gene encoding nitrogenase molybdenum-iron protein subunit beta, with product MALLRHTTADITVDRQALTINPAKTCQPVGAMYAALGIHGCLPHSHGSQGCCAYHRSALTRHTKEPIAAGTSSFTEGSSVFGGQANLLTAIQNMFSVYEPDVIAVHTTCLSETIGDDMTQIVEKARSEGKVPSGKHVIYCNTPSYVGSHVTGYSNMVFGMVKNLAESTGTKNGKLNIIPGFCEPSDMAEIKRIAEMMGVDANVFPDTSGVLNAPLTGKYEMYPAGGASVADIKSSGDAVGTIGLGRWATAQPAKYLDAEHKVPCEIIGLPFGLEDTDAYVMALAKMSGKPVPASIDFERGQVVDVISDYHQYFHGKRVALAGDPDQLIGLTKLLVELDMIPAYLVSGTPGNKFERAIREIVKGTPAENITKVKCPGDMFILHQWIKQESVDLLIGNTYLKYIARDEDIPLIRHGFPITDRMGHTLFPSVGYKGALRLMEKMLDAILTKRDRDASEAEFELVY
- a CDS encoding putative bifunctional diguanylate cyclase/phosphodiesterase; translation: MIKVAAVSGKMRLAAYLALFVASVAMQGGLSSASPYTGVVAQFQVVISVLITLLCSFWGFVVSFAANACLFVFLITRYFMLGDQNVLPGVVICASTVLVTAIIGKYKKVVGTQKDAILDGRLSLERKCAEAQAAEERAAFLATHDEATGLANERNLRNRLAGYVSGQALETGPCGVLLVKVENMRHISLVLGSRFAVAVLQALSKRIEPLLGQDVCLLSLFRHDTFAMLFADAVAMHKMSSDILGVLQANVVIKDVNVKVGVHAGAVVDDGRTGNAEQIMQCAELALLYAVRTRCAEVVVYDESVARAEKRRVEIIAALDGALANNEFSLVYQPQVDVLTGAIKGAEALLRWNSRNLGSVSPGEFIPLAEETQHIATVGRWILDQACKDASQWPEQWTVSVNISTVQLLNDDFKSHISGALSRANLDPQRLKLEITESIMIDDMEFVNSLLSDVKKLMVRVVLDDFGSGFSSLSYIKNIHLDELKIDKTFTQSVSGDKRSQGVLKAIVRLADELGLTITAEGVETQCQAELLANLGFHRLQGFLYGRPMHTVELLKLVVQ